The Pseudomonadota bacterium genome segment GGGTGAAGCGGAGCACGGAGAGCAGGCCGATCTGGAGCCGGTCGTTCTCCCGCAGCAGCACGCGCTCACTGACGGCCACGGCGTTGAGATAGGTGCCGTTGCGACTCCCGCAATCCGCCAACCAGCAGGAGCCATCCTGCTCGCGCAAGACCTCGGCATGCCGCCGCGACACGCCCGGATCCTGCAGCACGATCTCGCAGCCTTCGTCGCGCCCGAGCACGCTGCGCGCGCCGCCGAGACTGAAGACATGTCCGACGCTCGCTCCCCTGAGCACGATCAGATGGCCCACGCTCCTGGATCCTGGCGCTGCCGCTGGCGGCAGGCGCTCCGGGACGCTAGGCAGCGTCGGCTCACTGCTCGGCGGCACCTCAGCGGGGGGTCGAGATCGATGCATCGCTGGAAAGTCTAGGGGCCTCTCGGGCCGCGAGGCAAGGCTTCTGCGACGCCACCGCAGCGGCTGCCCCGCCGCAGGCACGCTTCAGCCGGCCCGCGCGCGCGGCTAATGCGGGGCCCAAAACCTCGCAAAGCGCCCGGGATGCACGACCGTTTGTTCGCGAAGCCACGCGTCCGCCTGGTCGCGCAGCGCCTGGCCAGCGGCGCCACCGAGCAGCGCGCCGCGGCGGCGGCGCGCCGCCATCGCGTGAAGCGCAAAGGACTGCGCCGCGAGAGCATCTTCGGCCGCCTGCAACTCCTCCAGGGCCGCCTCGCCCTGCCCCCGCAGCTCGAGGACGCGGGAACGCACCAGACGCGCCACCGCGCTCGGCGCGGCGAGCCGCTCGTCGGCGAGCCGCTGCGCGAGTCGTTCGGCGGCGGCCAGCACGCGCGCGCGCGCGCGGTCACCCGGCGTCGCCGCTGCGGCAGCCAGCGCCGCGCGGGCAGTCAGCTCCGTCCGGCCCAAACGGCCGAGGGCGATGCGCTCGAGGGCCGGATGAAAGAGCACGGCGCGATGCTCCTCGACCTGCTGCCAGGCGCGGCGACCATCGCCGGCATAGAGGTCGATCGCCACCCTGCTGTAGGCATCCCAATAGTGGCGCAGGAAGCCAGAGCCGTGGGGCCATAGGTCCCACAGCTCCTGCCGCGCCCGGCGGGCGCCTTCGACGTCGTCGTCGAGCAACCAGTAGGTCGCCTGCACTCCGCCGCGGAGGCTCGTCGCGAGCTGGCGCTCACCGTACTTCTCGGCATCGCGCAGCGCCTCACGGACCGCGGCGCGCAGCAGCGCCAGCTTGCCGAGAAAGCAGTAGTTGATGATCCGCGAGACCTCCGCTCGGTTAGCGTCCGCGCCGTGGCCGACGCAGCGATTGCGCAGCAGATCGCAGGCGAGGTCCATCCACGGCAACGACGCCTGATGGTCCCACATCTGGACGTGGACGACGGCGGTGCCATAGGCGACCAGGCCACGGATATAGGGATCGTCGACGCGCTCGCTCAAGGCCTGCGCCATCGCGATCAGGCGCCGATTACGCGCCAGCGCCTTGCGGCCGCGCATGCCCGAGACCGTCAACTCCAGCGCCAGACTGCGCGTGATGCGCGGCAGGTCGCCGACGTTGAGCGCCTCGATCAGCGCCAGCGTGTTGTACTCCGTCAATGGCACCGTATCGACCAGGACGTGCCCCAGACCGACGCTCCAGAGCACATCGATGCGATGGAGCCGTTCGGGCGCAATCGTCTGCGGCTCGCGCTCCTTGAAGCGCAGGCCGCGTAGCCGCAGCTGGGCCCGCCGAAGCAGCATCCGCGCCCGACCGACCCGCCCAGCGGCCAGGCCCGCGATCTGATGCTCGGTCAGCACCTGCTGGAGCGTCGCGCGCCCCTCGGCGATATGCCCGTAGTCGAGCATGATCAGCGCAGCACGTTGTCGGTACTCCAGCGCGAGGGCGGGATCGGCCCCGGCGACCGCCTGCAGATAGGCCTGCGCCGCGCGTGGACCATAGCCGGCGTTGGCCAGCGCCTCGGCGTAGGCGACCCGCAACGCCACCGGCACGGCGGCGGACGAGGCGTGCAGCGCCAGAGCGCGACCGAAGTGCTCCGTCGCGCGGTCGAAGGCCAAGGCCCGCACCGCGCGTCGACCAGCCTCGACGTAGGCCGGCCGCGCGCGCTCCGCATCGCCGGCGCCATCGAAATGGCGCGCTAACACGGCAGGGTCGCCCTGCCCGGAGTTGACGAAGGCCCAGGCCAGGCGCCGGTGGTGCTGGCGCAGGGTCTCGGCGCTCAGGCGCGCCCAGATCACCTCACGCACCCGATCATGGTAGGCCTCGATCAGGTCGGTGCGACGCAGGCCCTCGGTGCGGACCAGGCGCTGCGTCCGCAGCAGAATCAGGGCGTCGTAGGCCGCCTCGCCCTCGAGCTCGGCCGCCTGTTGCAGCACGCTCTGGGGGAGCGGCTCGGCAGCCACGGCCACGGCCTCGAGCACCCGCTGCGCCGCCGGCGGCAACGCCGAGACCTGCTCGACAACCACGTCCTCGAGCCGCACGTGACTCAGGCCCTGGGCGGCAGTGACACCGCTGTGGCTCCGGACATGATAGGCCAGCGCGCCGACGAAGTAGGCGTTGCCTCCCGATTCGATTGCGATCCGTTGCGCCAACTCGGGTCCGGCCTGGGGCCCCAGGATACGCGACGCAATCGCCTGCGCCTGCATCACCTCGAGCGGCCCGAGCGCGAGCTCGCTCGCGGCCTGGAGCGGCGTTCCGAGCGCCCCGAGGAGCGGATTCTTGCGCCCCTCGGCCGTGCGATAGCTCAGCAGTAAGAGCAGCGGCGGCGGATCGGGAGAATCGAGCAGGTCGGCGAGCAGTAGGCCGCTATCGCGATCACCCCACTGCACGTCGTCGATCGCCAGCACCAGCGGGCGCTGGCGACTCAGTCGGCGCCAGAGCTCCCGCATCACGACCACCGCCTGCCGCCGGAAGGCGCGCGGGTCGCGCAGGGCCTCCGGCACTGGCGCGGCCTCGCGGATTGCCGGCACCTGCTCGAGCACCGGAAACATTCGCGCCAAGATTCCAACGCCCTGCGGCAGCCAGCCCGCCACCTGTTGTGGGGGCTCGCGCAGCAGGAAGATCGCCAGCGCGTCGAAGAGCGCGTCCAGCGCCTTGTAGGGCACCGTCTCTCGCTCGTAGCAGCGGCCTGCGAGCACAACGGCCTGCGCGGCCGCCTCGACCTGCTGGCGAAAGGTCGCCACCAGGGCGGACTTGCCGACGCCGGCGCCGCCATGCACGAGGATCGTCGCGGGTCGACCCGCGATCACCTCGGAGAAGGCGCGGCCGAGCACCGCGAGCTCTTCCTCGCGGCCGAGCAGCTCGCCGAGCAGCTCGGTCAGCACGGGAACCGAGATCGGATCGCGCCGCCGCTCTCCCTCGCGACCGAGCCGCGCGAGCGCCTCGTCCGCCGTCGGTCGCGCCGCGGGGTCGCGGCGTAGCAGGTCCATGCACAAAGCATCGAG includes the following:
- a CDS encoding AAA family ATPase produces the protein MAEAPSSSASPRGTARYRLEDRIGAGGMGVVYRARDLERDKLVALKMLSLTQPQALYRFKQEFRALADIRHANLVTLYEFHAEGDRWFFTMEYVDGRSLLAYVRGSEPQLEGPPTLWSDEPGERDVAGAPPLGPASIVTSDQTAVRAAAAAPELASAARRGDGPTLTVDGLPGALVDAASGTAGAEPLAGRPLPQRVVHPLSTAEQYARLRATLGQLIAGLQAIHRAGYAHCDVKHSNVLVTAEGRVVLLDYGLVTDVDPSQLRRQGRKGELSGTPLYMAPEQFHGQRPSAASDLYATGVLLYLTLTGCAPFTGTPRDLGEQKTLIDPLRPQALSATVPQGLDALCMDLLRRDPAARPTADEALARLGREGERRRDPISVPVLTELLGELLGREEELAVLGRAFSEVIAGRPATILVHGGAGVGKSALVATFRQQVEAAAQAVVLAGRCYERETVPYKALDALFDALAIFLLREPPQQVAGWLPQGVGILARMFPVLEQVPAIREAAPVPEALRDPRAFRRQAVVVMRELWRRLSRQRPLVLAIDDVQWGDRDSGLLLADLLDSPDPPPLLLLLSYRTAEGRKNPLLGALGTPLQAASELALGPLEVMQAQAIASRILGPQAGPELAQRIAIESGGNAYFVGALAYHVRSHSGVTAAQGLSHVRLEDVVVEQVSALPPAAQRVLEAVAVAAEPLPQSVLQQAAELEGEAAYDALILLRTQRLVRTEGLRRTDLIEAYHDRVREVIWARLSAETLRQHHRRLAWAFVNSGQGDPAVLARHFDGAGDAERARPAYVEAGRRAVRALAFDRATEHFGRALALHASSAAVPVALRVAYAEALANAGYGPRAAQAYLQAVAGADPALALEYRQRAALIMLDYGHIAEGRATLQQVLTEHQIAGLAAGRVGRARMLLRRAQLRLRGLRFKEREPQTIAPERLHRIDVLWSVGLGHVLVDTVPLTEYNTLALIEALNVGDLPRITRSLALELTVSGMRGRKALARNRRLIAMAQALSERVDDPYIRGLVAYGTAVVHVQMWDHQASLPWMDLACDLLRNRCVGHGADANRAEVSRIINYCFLGKLALLRAAVREALRDAEKYGERQLATSLRGGVQATYWLLDDDVEGARRARQELWDLWPHGSGFLRHYWDAYSRVAIDLYAGDGRRAWQQVEEHRAVLFHPALERIALGRLGRTELTARAALAAAAATPGDRARARVLAAAERLAQRLADERLAAPSAVARLVRSRVLELRGQGEAALEELQAAEDALAAQSFALHAMAARRRRGALLGGAAGQALRDQADAWLREQTVVHPGRFARFWAPH